In Kryptolebias marmoratus isolate JLee-2015 linkage group LG4, ASM164957v2, whole genome shotgun sequence, the following proteins share a genomic window:
- the LOC108235745 gene encoding transmembrane protein 198 isoform X1, giving the protein MTDPTGLSSEGEGAGMADVDACSLEINRKYDVIPTVICSMCCLFGIIYCFFGYRCFKAVMFLSGLIFGSVIIFLLCHKEHVFDTQLTVEASAGIGLGIGLLCGLVTMLVRSVGLFMTGLLLGLLLALAGLLVAHQFYTPTTVWVPLGSLLGSGMLFAVLTLQWQRVFTMLSTAVFGAAIMTVCADYFVEMLALASHVYDCLRLTPGPFLCWYSWVILGIWPVLSLIGVLVQWKLTDDSFSHTEVVISRRQKRVQLMRIREKDAKKRQQAGGQEGTYRRKPTPVKRYAGDLLAPSYLQSLRDRQMGTGTSLSSLGAANQTVIDLDYDTSSTVPLTATTPVVRV; this is encoded by the exons ATGACTGATCCCACTGGGCTGAGCTCTGAAGGAGAAGGGGCAGGCATGGCTGATGTTGATGCCTGCAGtttggaaataaacagaaaatatgacgTCATCCCAACCGTTATCTGCTCCATGTGTTGCCTTTTCGGCATCATCTACTGCTTCTTTG GTTACCGATGTTTCAAAGCCGTCATGTTCCTGTCTGGTCTGATTTTTGGCTCGGTCATCATCTTCCTGCTGTGCCACAAGGAGCATGTTTTTGACACCCAGCTGACGGTGGAGGCCAGCGCGGGTATCGGCCTCGGCATCGGCCTCCTGTGCGGCCTCGTCACCATGCTGGTGCGCAGCGTCGGCCTCTTCATGACGGGCCTGCTGCTGGGGCTCCTCCTGGCCCTCGCTGGCCTGCTGGTCGCCCACCAGTTCTACACGCCGACCACAGTCTGGGTGCCGTTGGGCTCCCTTCTGGGCTCGGGCATGCTGTTCGCCGTGCTGACTCTGCAGTGGCAGAGGGTGTTCACGATGCTCTCCACGGCCGTGTTCGGCGCGGCTATCATGACTGTGTGCGCCGATTACTTTGTGGAGATGCTGGCTTTGGCCTCGCACGTGTATGACTGCTTACGCCTCACGCCCGGACCGTTTCTCTGCTGGTACAGCTGGGTCATTCTGGGCATCTGGCCCGTTCTTAGCCTTATTGGAGTCCTGGTCCAGTGGAAACTCACAGATGACAGCTTCTCACACACTGAGG TTGTCATCAGTCGGAGACAGAAGAGGGTCCAGCTGATGCGGATTCGAGAGAAGGACGCCAAGAAACGACAGCAGGCAGGTGGGCAGGAAGGCACATACCGTCGTAAACCCACCCCAGTCAAACGCTACGCCGGGGACCTACTGGCACCG AGTTACCTACAAAGTTTGCGGGACAGGCAGATGGGAACGGGCACTTCCCTTAGCAGCCTCGGCGCCGCCAACCAAACCGTGATCGACCTGGACTACGACACCAGCTCCACGGTTCCCCTCACGGCCACAACTCCGGTGGTCAGGGTCTGA
- the LOC108235745 gene encoding transmembrane protein 198 isoform X2: MTDPTGLSSEGEGAGMADVDACSLEINRKYDVIPTVICSMCCLFGIIYCFFGYRCFKAVMFLSGLIFGSVIIFLLCHKEHVFDTQLTVEASAGIGLGIGLLCGLVTMLVRSVGLFMTGLLLGLLLALAGLLVAHQFYTPTTVWVPLGSLLGSGMLFAVLTLQWQRVFTMLSTAVFGAAIMTVCADYFVEMLALASHVYDCLRLTPGPFLCWYSWVILGIWPVLSLIGVLVQWKLTDDSFSHTEVVISRRQKRVQLMRIREKDAKKRQQAELPTKFAGQADGNGHFP, encoded by the exons ATGACTGATCCCACTGGGCTGAGCTCTGAAGGAGAAGGGGCAGGCATGGCTGATGTTGATGCCTGCAGtttggaaataaacagaaaatatgacgTCATCCCAACCGTTATCTGCTCCATGTGTTGCCTTTTCGGCATCATCTACTGCTTCTTTG GTTACCGATGTTTCAAAGCCGTCATGTTCCTGTCTGGTCTGATTTTTGGCTCGGTCATCATCTTCCTGCTGTGCCACAAGGAGCATGTTTTTGACACCCAGCTGACGGTGGAGGCCAGCGCGGGTATCGGCCTCGGCATCGGCCTCCTGTGCGGCCTCGTCACCATGCTGGTGCGCAGCGTCGGCCTCTTCATGACGGGCCTGCTGCTGGGGCTCCTCCTGGCCCTCGCTGGCCTGCTGGTCGCCCACCAGTTCTACACGCCGACCACAGTCTGGGTGCCGTTGGGCTCCCTTCTGGGCTCGGGCATGCTGTTCGCCGTGCTGACTCTGCAGTGGCAGAGGGTGTTCACGATGCTCTCCACGGCCGTGTTCGGCGCGGCTATCATGACTGTGTGCGCCGATTACTTTGTGGAGATGCTGGCTTTGGCCTCGCACGTGTATGACTGCTTACGCCTCACGCCCGGACCGTTTCTCTGCTGGTACAGCTGGGTCATTCTGGGCATCTGGCCCGTTCTTAGCCTTATTGGAGTCCTGGTCCAGTGGAAACTCACAGATGACAGCTTCTCACACACTGAGG TTGTCATCAGTCGGAGACAGAAGAGGGTCCAGCTGATGCGGATTCGAGAGAAGGACGCCAAGAAACGACAGCAGGCAG AGTTACCTACAAAGTTTGCGGGACAGGCAGATGGGAACGGGCACTTCCCTTAG
- the timeless gene encoding protein timeless homolog, translating into MNCELLATCSALGYLEGDTYHKEPDCLESVKDLIRYLRHEDDTRDIRQQLGESQIVQNDLLPIIVQYREDKALFDACIRLMVNLTQPAMLCFGKIPDDPAFRHHFMQVTSHLQAYKEAFASEKVFGILSETLYNLLQLDWEQRQEEDNLLIERILLLVRNVLHVPADPCEEKKVDDDASVHDRVLWAVHMSGFDDLVKFVACAQSEQQWSMHVLEIISLMFRDQTPEALVSAGHARSAEEKQRDAQELEALRQKEHAEKRSRNLQRGNRHSRFGGSYVVQGLKAIGDKDVIYHQNLNKFRNYSHDLGKAVRRVPKRNRRAQECKDKRRSALNVRLFLREFCVDFLENCYNRLMYLVKESLIREQTQQHDETYYLWALSFFMAFNRGNGFHADLVSETMSVRTFHFIERNITNYYEMMLTDRKEATSWSRRMHLALKAYQELLLTVNEMDRSHDESIRQSSNVIKSNIFYLMEYREIFPTLLRKYDETKQPHSYLKDLVESTHLFLRMLERFCKGRKNLIVQRKKVKRKKNHGKKKQPAVDSSPEVLAETWRIVEEELRGMSFQLSESLTESIVPFDATSETPLEEQKTEAMVRVQDALLARLGPEALALLRAAREVWPVGDVFGSADVEPEEELELLKQILHANLPRPSPEAVVEDEDDGAELEEEELESVQVSETEFNFLDFIKRFANPAIVHPYLLLLKSYSKNTAHTNHCIARMLHRLAVDLKMDALIFQLSVFYIFNQILNDPAAAAYKELVTFAKYVLNRFFSVASQNDKAYVELLFWKNVGAVREMTEGYSKDGEGKKPAWTEEEEEELRRLYMEHCESEVPDIVETLLPLLSNSTRTRRQVVTQLVHMGLVCNAKELKKPKKGTGIILWTEEQELELQMLFEEYKDSDDVLGNILKKLTAKRSRGRVVDKLLSMGLVSERRELYKRSRGAKGKRSGKGMTEEEFLAELTTQDLPDDSLDRDDDDEDERGDESEDSEEEDEREKGKSQNAENYSQNFHMSVKRRVDIGTMVNSLQQEGMSGPLLWLQISLNRTAKDRKDDGLSQAVPLVPLTETNEDAMDNRRFQKLLHKLGIRPPANEQETFWRIPAEISPSQLWSAAAALTPGENQAENSEEREGPGNPTDEPQEEEEEEAPSEQRTQALRALLLARNKKLRAAESTALVSDNTPNGDTNSITEKSQEKTSNKRSRILDDDDDDDEEKENDATCAMEVDTNADADSDQEDISAPVKRRRKMALIDEEED; encoded by the exons ATGAACTGTGAACTTTTGGCAACCTGCAGCGCTCTTGGTTATCTGGAGGGAGACACTTACCACAAGGAGCCTGATTGTTTGG AAAGTGTAAAGGACCTGATCCGGTATTTAAGGCATGAAGACGACACGCGGGATATCCGCCAGCAACTTGGTGAAAGCCAGATTGTTCAGAATGACCTTCTGCCAATTATCGTTCAGTATAGAGAAGACAAAGCCTTATTTGACGCCTGCATCAG gctcatGGTCAACCTTACTCAGCCTGCCATGCTGTGTTTTGGTAAAATCCCGGACGACCCGGCGTTTAGGCATCACTTCATGCAAGTGACCTCCCATTTACAAGCTTATAAAGAG GCATTTGCGAGTGAGAAGGTGTTTGGCATTCTAAGTGAGACTTTGTACAACCTCCTACAACTT gaCTGGGAACAGAGGCAGGAAGAAGATAATCTTCTTATAGAGAGGATTTTGCTTCTGGTCAGGAATGTGCTTCATGTGCCTGCAGACCCCTGTGAAGAAAAG AAGGTGGATGATGATGCCAGCGTCCATGACAGGGTGCTGTGGGCTGTTCACATGAGCGGTTTTGACGACCTGGTCAAGTTCGTCGCGTGTGCCCAGAGCGAGCAGCAGTGGAGCATGCATGTGTTGGAAATAATCTCCCTCATGTTCAGAGACCAG ACACCAGAGGCTTTGGTGAGCGCTGGCCACGCTCGGTCAGCagaagagaagcagagagaCGCTCAGGAGCTGGAGGCGCTGAGGCAAAAGGAGCACGCAGAGAAACGCTCTCGTAACTTACAAAGAGGAAACAG ACACTCTCGCTTTGGTGGGTCTTACGTTGTTCAAGGCCTCAAAGCGATCGGGGACAAAGACGTGATCTATCACCAAAATCTTAACAAG tttagaAATTACTCTCACGACCTCGGTAAAGCAGTGCGACGCGTTCCCAAGAGGAATCGGCGCGCCCAGGAATGTAAGGACAAGCGCCGCTCGGCCTTAAACGTCCGACTCTTCCTGCGAGAGTTTTGCGTCGACTTCTTGGAGAACTGCTACAACCGACTCATGTACCTCGTCAAG GAAAGTTTGATTCGAGAGCAGACTCAGCAGCACGATGAGACCTACTACCTCTGGGCGCTCAGCTTCTTCATGGCGTTCAACCGGGGCAATGGTTTCCATGCCGACTTGGTTTCTGAGACCATGTCTGTTCGCACGTTTCATTTTATTGAGCGCAACATTACCAATTACTATGAAATGATGCTGACAGACCGCAAAGAGGCCACATCCTGGTCCCGCAG gaTGCACTTGGCTCTAAAAGCATATCAGGAACTGCTGCTTACTGTGAACGAGATGGACCGCTCACACGATGAAAGCATCCGTCAGAGTTCTAATGTTATTAAAA GCAACATATTCTACCTGATGGAGTACAGGGAGATATTCCCGACCTTGCTGAGAAAATACGACGAAACCAAGCAGCCGCACTCCTACCTGAAGGACCTGGTGGAATCGACGCATCTGTTCCTGCGCATGTTGGAGCGATTCTGCAAAGGACGGAAAAACCTGATCGTACAG AGGAAGAAGGTGAAGAGAAAGAAGAATCATGGTAAAAAGAAGCAGCCGGCTGTAGACTCTAGTCCTGAAGTGCTGGCAGAGACCTGGAGGATTGTGGAGGAAGAGCTGAGGGGGATGAGCTTTCAG ttgtcaGAGTCTTTAACGGAGAGCATCGTGCCTTTTGATGCTACATCTGAAACTCCTCTGGAGGAGCAGAAAACTGAGGCGATGGTACGAGTGCAGGATGCTCTGCTGGCTCGATTAGGACCCGAAGCTCTGGCGTTGCTGCGTGCCGCCAG GGAGGTGTGGCCGGTGGGAGACGTGTTCGGCTCAGCTGATGTGGAACCTGAAGAAGAACTCGAACTCCTCAAGCAGATCCTCCACGCCAACCTGCCGC GGCCGTCCCCCGAGGCTGTGgttgaggatgaggatgatggAGCGGAGCTAGAGGAGGAAGAGTTGGAATCTGTTCAAGTTTCTGAGACGGAGTTTAACTTCCTAGATTTTATCAAGAG GTTCGCCAACCCTGCCATTGTGCATCCGTACCTTCTCCTGTTAAAATCCTACTCCAAAAACACGGCCCACACAAACCACTGCATCGCACGAATGCTGCACCGCTTGGCTGTCGACCTCAAAATGGATGCCCTGATCTTCCAGTTGTCGGTCTTCTACATTTTCAACCAAATCCTGAATGACCCTGCTGCAGCAGCGTATAAG GAGCTAGTGACCTTTGCCAAGTACGTGCTGAACCGCTTCTTTTCAGTGGCATCGCAGAACGACAAGGCGTACGTTGAGCTGCTCTTCTGGAAGAATGTTGGGGCTGTACGTGAGATGACTGAAGGCTACAGCAAAGACGG ggaggggaaaaaaccaGCGTGgactgaagaggaggaagaggagctgcgTAGGCTCTACATGGAGCATTGTGAATCTGAAG TGCCGGACATCGTGGAGACTCTCCTGCCTTTACTCAGCAACAGCACCCGCACTCGGCGGCAGGTCGTCACACAGCTGGTGCACATGGGTCTAGTCTGCAACGCCAAAGAGCTGAAGAAACCGAA GAAGGGCACTGGGATCATTCTGTGGACAGAGGAGCAGGAGTTAGAGCTTCAGATGCTCTTTGAAGAGTACAAAGACTCTGATG ATGTGCTGGGTAACATCCTGAAGAAGCTCACAGCCAAGCGGTCCCGGGGCCGTGTGGTGGACAAGCTGCTCAGTATGGGCTTGGTGTCCGAGAGACGGGAGCTTTATAAGAGAAGCCGCGGCGCTAAAGGAAAGCGCTCTGGAAAGGGAATG ACTGAAGAAGAGTTCTTAGCTGAACTAACGACACAAGACCTACCAGACGATTCCCTGGACAGAGATGACGACGATGAAGACGAGAGAGGCGATGAGTCTGAAGATAGCGAGGAAGAAGACGAGCGGGAGAAAGGAAAATcacaaaatgctgaaaattaCAGCCAAAACTTTCACATGTCAGTGAAGAGGAGAGTGGACATAGGCACCATGGTGAACAGTCTACAACAAGAAG gcATGTCTGGACCATTGCTGTGGCTGCAGATCTCTCTAAACAGAACAGCAAAGGACCGTAAAGACGATG GTCTGTCCCAGGCTGTTCCACTTGTCCCTCTAACTGAGACAAATGAAGACGCCATGGACAACAGGAGGTTCCAGAAGCTGTTACACAAACTGGGAATCCGACCGCCTGCAAATGAAcaa GAAACCTTCTGGAGGATCCCAGCAGAGATCAGTCCATCTCAGCTTTGGAgtgcagctgcagctttaactCCAGGAGAGAACCAAGCTGAAAACTCTGAGGAGCGAGAAGGGCCCGGAAACCCAACAGACGAgcctcaggaggaggaggaagaggaggcccCAAGCGAACAGAGGACTCAGGCTCTGAGGGCTCTGCTGCTCGCACGCAATAAGAAGCTCCGCGCTGCTGAGAGTACAG CGCTTGTGTCGGATAATACTCCTAATGGTGACACAAACAGCATAACAGAAAA ATCCCAGGAGAAGAcatcaaataaaagaagcagaatattgGATGACGATGACGACGACGATGAGGAGAAAG AGAACGATGCCACCTGCGCCATGGAGGTGGACACAAATGCTGATGCAGATTCAGACCAGGAGGATATCTCTGCTCCTGTGAAGCGAAGGCGGAAAATGGCCTTAATTGATGAGGAGGAAGATTAG
- the prph gene encoding peripherin yields the protein MSCCSRSISKPPALHLSSATDNRTRTTMSHSSMHTSTSYRRTFGSPHPITLSSYTPVSSRVPIPGGRYMRSASPGVMSRPSTFHQQRSRPSPQPPRLSYDKVDFTLAEAVNQEFLATRSNEKAELQDLNDRFASYIEKVRYLEQQNGALLQELNQYKGQYQHGQPNRASELFQEELKELRSQMDAIGKERDQYQLERDNLAEDLALLKQRLDEEAQKRADAESNLVAFRKDVDDATLSRLELERKIESLMDEIEFLKKLHDEEIQDVQVSVQTHQLKMEVDSSSRPDLTGALRDIRAQYETIALKNMQESEDWYKSKFADLTESAKRNTDALRQAKQDANESRRQIQSLNCEIDAMKNTNEALLRQMREMEDQFGNEIVNYQDNVGRLEDEIRHLKEEMARHLREYQDLLNVKMALDIEIATYRKLLEGEESRISVPIFNVGMSNHLGERDYEKTPDPQSKKTVVIKTVETRDGEVVKESRREKESDSGKTTKDE from the exons ATGTCCTGTTGCTCCAGGAGCATTTCAAAGCCTCCAGCTCTCCACCTTTCATCAGCCACAGACAACAGAACAAGAACAACCATGAGCCATTCTTCaatgcatacctccacctcctACAGGCGCACTTTTGGAAGCCCACACCCCATCACCCTGTCCTCCTACACCCCCGTGTCCTCCCGGGTTCCCATTCCTGGAGGCCGTTACATGCGTTCGGCCTCACCTGGGGTGATGTCCCGCCCCTCCACCTTCCACCAACAGCGTTCCCGTCCCAGTCCCCAGCCTCCTCGACTCTCCTACGACAAGGTGGACTTCACCTTGGCTGAAGCCGTCAACCAGGAGTTCCTCGCCACCCGCAGCAATGAGAAGGCCGAGCTGCAGGACCTCAATGACCGCTTCGCCAGCTACATCGAGAAGGTGCGCTACCTGGAGCAGCAGAACGGTGctctgctgcaggagctgaacCAGTACAAGGGCCAGTACCAGCACGGCCAGCCCAACCGGGCCTCagagctcttccaggaggagctgaaggagctgaggagTCAGATGGACGCAATCGGCAAAGAGAGAGACCAGTACCAGCTGGAGAGGGACAACCTGGCTGAGGACCTGGCTCTTCTCAAGCAAAG GTTGGATGAAGAAGCCCAGAAGAGGGCGGATGCTGAAAGTAACCTGGTTGCCTTCCGTAAG GATGTGGATGATGCTACATTGTCCCGTTTGGAGCTGGAGAGGAAGATTGAATCCCTAATGGACGAGATTGAATTCCTCAAGAAACTCCATGATGAA GAAATCCAAGACGTACAAGTGAGCGTCCAGACCCATCAGCTGAAAATGGAGGTGGACAGCAGCTCCAGGCCAGACCTGACCGGAGCTCTGAGGGACATCAGAGCTCAGTACGAGACCATTGCCTTGAAGAACATGCAGGAATCTGAGGACTGGTACAAGTCCAAG TTTGCTGATTTGACTGAGTCTGCAAAGCGCAACACCGACGCCCTGCGGCAGGCCAAGCAGGACGCCAATGAGTCCAGGAGGCAGATTCAGTCTCTCAACTGTGAAATTGATGCAATGAAGAACACC aatGAAGCTCTGCTGAGGCAGATGCGTGAAATGGAGGACCAGTTTGGCAACGAGATTGTCAATTATCAGGACAACGTAGGCAGACTTGAGGACGAGATTCGCCACCTGAAGGAGGAGATGGCTCGCCACCTTCGGGAGTACCAGGACCTCCTCAACGTCAAGATGGCTCTGGACATTGAGATCGCCACTTACCGTAAACTGCTGGAGGGCGAGGAGAGCAG GATCTCTGTTCCCATCTTTAATGTTGGCATGAGCAACCACCTTGGTGAGAGAG ACTATGAAAAGACTCCGGACCCTCAGAGCAAGAAGACTGTGGTAATAAAGACAGTGGAGACCAGAGATGGAGAA GTTGTGAAGGAGTCCAGGAGGGAGAAGGAGAGTGACTCGGGTAAAACCACCAAGGACGAGTAG